Proteins from a genomic interval of Oryctolagus cuniculus chromosome 8, mOryCun1.1, whole genome shotgun sequence:
- the LOC138843432 gene encoding zinc finger protein 665-like, translating into MTAFEDLAVYFTWEEWQKMNNAQKILYRDVMLETYSNLFSLGHCITKPDLIFKLERGEVPWMVDEFLNQSLSVVMKRDDLIRINQQSQDKNLNQDFMKNNKTSALKRIELRKTLSLNSIHVPTLIIKKGIYSGLKPEECNKCHTVFPPSGPDQLQAGEKFDNTKIPGKSLQFCEPLSQHDKIHIMKQPFGPTGQATVFTRKMFCKSERVHMAENCNKSTVTFGKATQIEKAIHDNSSLNMHQQTHTRKKFYKYIMYVEPVIHQSHLAINQRLNTREKLYTCKPCGKSLSFNSPSECSDCGKAFGQKSVLRKQHKIHTGEKPHECSDCGKAFTQKSYLINHQQIHTGEKHHKCLQCGKSLLWKSHLTIHQRIHTGEIPHKCNDCGKAFGQKSHLIVHQRVHTGEKPHKCNDCGKAFRQKSHLIVHQRIHTGEKPHKWNDCGKAFGQKSELIIHQRIHTGEKPHKCDDCGKAFGKKSNLRKHQEIHTGEKPHKCNDCGKAFGQKSHLIIHQQIHTGEKPHKCNDCGKAFTQKSNLLLHQRIHTGEKPHKCNDCGKAFGQKSSLIRHQRIHTGEKPHKCNDCGKAFTQKSFLINHQRIHTGEEPHKCNDCGKAFGRKSDLIIHQRIHTGEKPHKCNDCGKAFGQKSSLIIHQRIHTGEKPHKCNDCGKAFGQKSNLIRHQRIHTGEKPHKCNDCGKAFGQKSSLIIHQRIHTGEKPHKCNDCGKAFTQKSHLIIHQQIHTGEKHHECNDCGKTFG; encoded by the exons ATgacagcatttgaagacctggctgtgtactttacgtgggaggaatggcagaaaatgaacaatgctcagaaaatcctgtacagagatgtgatgctggagacctacagcaacctgttctccttgg ggcactgcattaccaaacctgacttgatcttcaagttggagcgaGGAGAAGTGCCGTGGATGGTGGACGAATTCTTGAATCAGAGCCTTTcag tggtcatgaaaagggatgacctgattaggatcaaccagcaaagtcaggacaaaaatctgaatcaggattttatgaaaaataacaagacatcagctctcaagagaatagaattaagaaaaacacttagtTTAAATTCAATCCATGTTCCAACACTGATTATTAAAAAGGGAATCTATTCAGGACTGAAGCCTGAGGAATGCAATAAATGTCACACTGTGTTTCCCCCcagtgggcctgatcaactacaggctggagagaaatttgataacactaagatacctggaaaatctctccagttctgtgagcctCTTAGTCAGCATGACAAGATTCACAtcatgaagcagccatttggacccACTGGACAAGCAACAGTCTTCACAAGAAAGATGTTCTGTAAATCTGAGAGGGTTCATATGGCAGAAAACTGTAATAAATCAACTGTCACTTTTGGAAAAGCAACGCAAATAGAAAAAGCTATCCATGACAATTCTAGCCTCAATATGCATCAACAaactcacacaagaaagaaattttataagtacattatGTATGTTGAGCCTGTCATTCACCAGTCACATCTTGCAATAAATCAGAGACTAAATACAAGGGAAAAACTTTACAcgtgtaaaccttgtgggaaatcactcagttttaattcaccttctgaatgtagtgactgtggaaaagcctttggacaaaagtcagtcctcaggaaacaacacaaaattcacacaggggagaaacctcatgaatgtagtgactgtggaaaagcctttacacaAAAGTCATACCTCATAAACCATCAGCAAATTCACACCGGAGAGAAACATCATAAATGCCTTCAATGTGGAAAAAGCCTTCTGTGGAAGTCACACCTCACcatacaccagagaattcacacaggggagatacctcataaatgcaatgactgtggaaaagcctttggacaaaagtcacacctcatcgtACACCAGAGAgttcacacaggggaaaaacctcataaatgtaatgactgtggaaaagccttcagacaaaagtcacacctcatcgtacaccagagaattcacacaggggaaaaacctCATAAATggaatgactgtggaaaagcctttggacaaaagtcagaactcatcatacaccagcgaattcacacaggggagaaacctcataaatgtgatgactgtggaaaagcctttggaaaaaAGTCAAACCTCAGGAAACATCAGGaaattcacactggagagaaacctcataaatgtaatgactgtggaaaagcctttggacaaaagtcacacctcatcatacaccagcaaattcacacaggggagaaacctcataaatgtaatgactgcggAAAAGCCTTTACACAAAAGTCAAACCTCCTCttacatcagcgaattcacacaggggagaaacctcataaatgtaatgactgtggaaaagcctttggacaaaagtcaagcCTAATCagacaccagcgaattcacacaggggagaaacctcataaatgtaatgactgcggAAAAGCCTTTACTCAAAAGTCATTCCTCATAaaccatcagcgaattcacacaggggaggaACCTCataaatgcaatgactgtggaaaagcctttggacgaaagtcagacctcatcatacaccagcgaattcacacaggggagaaacctcataaatgtaatgactgtggaaaagcctttggacaaaagtcaagcctcatcatacaccagcgaattcacacaggggaaaaacctcataaatgtaatgactgtggaaaagcctttggacaaaagtcaaacctAATCagacaccagcgaattcacacaggggagaaacctcataaatgtaatgactgtggaaaagcctttggacaaaagtcaagcctcatcatacaccagcgaattcacacaggggagaaacctcataaatgtaatgactgtggaaaagcctttactcaaaagtcacacctcatcatacaccagcaaattcacacaggggagaaacatcatgaatgtaatgactgtggaaaaacctttggatGA